A stretch of the Capsicum annuum cultivar UCD-10X-F1 chromosome 10, UCD10Xv1.1, whole genome shotgun sequence genome encodes the following:
- the LOC107844761 gene encoding NDR1/HIN1-like protein 6 — protein sequence MSQVKPLKKPPGFKDPTIPIQMPPRKVNLPPSFYPQKRKSRTCCCSCCCLCVLIILILLLILVAGCGFLYLWFGPKLPVFHLRSLEFTQFNVTETQDGPKLNAQSAVKVKLKNPNRELKIVYGETRIELKGENDVNMGEAKVVGFVQEKKNVKVVKFIMKSHEMLYGGSIGKVMKIGFKNKNLRVSADVSTAIGIGYKEWKSWKIGVRVSCGSLKLKQIEDGGTPKCSITLFNWFHLN from the coding sequence ATGTCACAGGTGAAACCTCTGAAGAAGCCACCAGGCTTCAAAGATCCTACAATTCCAATTCAAATGCCACCCAGAAAAGTTAACCTTCCACCGTCGTTCTACCCACAAAAGAGAAAAAGCAGAACTTGCTGTTGCAGCTGTTGTTGTCTTTGCGTTTTAATTATACTAATCTTGTTACTTATTTTAGTAGCTGGTTGTGGTTTCCTCTACCTATGGTTTGGACCAAAACTCCCTGTTTTCCATTTAAGATCCCTTGAGTTTACCCAATTCAATGTCACTGAAACTCAAGATGGGCCAAAACTGAATGCGCAATCAGCAGTTAAGGTAAAGCTGAAAAACCCAAACAGGGAGTTGAAGATTGTATATGGTGAAACAAGAATAGAATTGAAAGGAGAAAACGACGTAAATATGGGGGAAGCAAAAGTTGTTGGTTTTGTCCAGGAGAAGAAGAATGTTAAGGTTGTTAAATTCATTATGAAATCACATGAGATGTTATATGGTGGCAGTATTGGGAAAGTTATGAAGATTGGATTCAAGAATAAGAATTTGAGAGTTTCAGCTGATGTTAGTACTGCTATTGGTATTGGATATAAGGAGTGGAAGAGTTGGAAAATTGGTGTTAGAGTTTCTTGTGGATCTTTGAAGTTAAAGCAGATTGAAGATGGTGGTACACCCAAATGTAGCATTACCCTGTTTAATTG